One Salvelinus sp. IW2-2015 linkage group LG35, ASM291031v2, whole genome shotgun sequence DNA segment encodes these proteins:
- the LOC111959044 gene encoding B-cell receptor CD22, giving the protein MDILSFITGCTLVSLGHCWMVKVPXTVKAVDGSCVEVSCHTAPHHRVIWYKYHTFQYPKLYDGKEPXSVEASFRXRTSVPGNASEGDCTLRVESVTWTDNNLQLYVWIBPDESATHKFHHQIVTITIENRKAPALSMQNAMVDGDLFQANCSVWHSCPSSPPSLRWSRLPVNYTAVTSMEEKGGLWVSTETIQGRGTXQLHKXEMKCTAQFATVQTESEPVILNIXYAPVGVKXMADEQPVSEGHXVNLECVADSNPQPGRYVWIRRQGGQSIQTNSTQGKMSYTNISRDSSFSCIVQNNIGSNQSAWLFLXVNFPPAILSDSTCSLKGGILXCVCRAEARPNATLRWTISGSSTLPSSFTSITVHRDNTVSAELTGPVESRPNVSCVXSNSLATDIQQLPLDTKFTAGQFLPWMLTALAVGSVFLWGAVMXVRRRRCRERQADMSESLRYSNPQKPQQKAKRTKPKAMPMALPKEKARPESPSSVYENDFVPKKPSQNPAKNNEKTKLQDNTKAMCSDMDDIYQNY; this is encoded by the exons ATGGACATCCTCAGCTTCATCACAG GGTGCACACTTGTCTCGCTTGGTCACTGTTGGATGGTGAAGGTGCCCAAWACTGTGAAGGCAGTAGATGGCAGCTGTGTAGAAGTGTCCTGTCACACCGCCCCCCACCACAGGGTCATCTGGTACAAGTATCATACCTTTCAGTATCCCAAGCTTTATGATGGCAAGGAACCGRCCAGTGTGGAGGCCAGTTTTAGAGRGCGTACATCAGTGCCAGGCAATGCATCAGAGGGTGACTGTACACTGAGGGTTGAGAGTGTGACATGGACAGACAATAACCTCCAGCTCTACGTGTGGATCRACCCTGATGAGTCAGCTACACATAAGTTCCATCATCAGATCGTAACGATTACAATTGAAA ATAGAAAAGCTCCTGCGTTATCCATGCAGAATGCAATGGTGGATGGAGACTTATTCCAGGCCAACTGTAGTGTCTGGCATTCCtgcccatcctctcctccatcccttcgCTGGAGTCGTTTGCCTGTAAATTATACAGCGGTGACTTCAATGGAGGAAAAGGGAGGGCTGTGGGTGTCYACTGAGACAATACAAGGAAGAGGAACGTRSCAACTGCACAAAAAWGAGATGAAATGCACAGCTCAATTCGCTACAGTCCAAACTGAGAGTGAACCAGTCATTCTTAACATCTYAT ATGCCCCTGTAGGTGTGAAGRTGATGGCGGATGARCAGCCAGTCAGTGAAGGTCATRGTGTCAACCTGGAGTGTGTTGCTGAYAGCAACCCCCAGCCAGGCCGGTATGTGTGGATCAGACGACAGGGAGGCCAAAGCATCCAAACGAATTCAACTCAGGGAAAAATGTCCTACACCAACATTAGCAGAGACTCTTCATTCTCCTGCATTGTCCAAAACAATATTGGATCAAATCAGTCAGCCTGGCTGTTTCTGSATGTCAACT TCCCCCCGGCAATCCTCTCTGACTCCACTTGCTCCTTGAAGGGTGGGATTCTGMSCTGTGTGTGTAGAGCAGAAGCMCGACCTAATGCCACTCTGCGCTGGACGATCAGCGGAAGCAGCACTCTCCCATCCTCCTTCACTTCCATCACCGTACACAGAGATAATACGGTGTCAGCAGAACTCACTGGGCCTGTGGAAAGTCGACCAAATGTCTCCTGCGTAGYCAGTAACTCACTGGCCACTGACATCCAGCAGCTGCCCCTTGACACAAAATTCACAGCTGGACAGT TTCTGCCATGGATGCTGACTGCTCTGGCAGTTGGAAGTGTCTTTCTGTGGGGAGCTGTAATGTKTGTACGCAGAAGACGTTGCAGAGAGAG GCAAGCTGACATGTCAGAGTCCCTAAGGTACAGCAATCCCCAAAA ACCACAGCAAAAGGCTAAGAGGACCAAGCCTAAGGCCATGCCCATGGCCTTACCCAAGGAGAAAGCAAGGCCAGAGAGCCCATCGTCAGTCTACGAAAATGACTTTGTGCCGAAGAAGCCCAGTCAAAACCCAGCAAAGAACAACGAGAAGACCAAATTACAAGATAACACAAAG GCTATGTGTTCAGACATGGATGATATCTACCAAAACTATTGA